The following coding sequences are from one Musa acuminata AAA Group cultivar baxijiao chromosome BXJ2-4, Cavendish_Baxijiao_AAA, whole genome shotgun sequence window:
- the LOC103981972 gene encoding GDSL esterase/lipase At5g03810-like, with the protein MGLRRGRTETTMILVSVVHVLAAMVGVSSGQGLVPGVIIFGDSVVDAGNNNHLSTLVRANFPPYGRDFAQHSPTGRFCNGKLATDFTVENLGFTSYPPAYLSQDATGNNLLHGANFASAASGYLDSTANLYQAISLTQQLQYYKEYQSKVERVAGKPKAAALFAGAIYLLSAGSSDYVQNYYINPLLSGSYTPDQFSDLLLQSFTTFVQNLYNMGGRRVGVTSLPPMGCLPAAVTLFGGGRNGCVARLNKDAVTFNKKMNAAAQALKKSHPELKLVVFDIYNPLLDLIDHPGKSGFFEARKACCGTGTIETSLLCNAGSPGTCSNATGYVFWDSFHPSEAANKVLADALLLQGIDLIS; encoded by the exons ATGGGTCTTCGGAGAGGTAGAACAGAAACCACCATGATCCTGGTCTCCGTGGTGCATGTGTTGGCTGCAATGGTGGGGGTCTCCTCGGGCCAAGGCCTGGTCCCTGGTGTCATCATCTTCGGCGACTCCGTCGTCGACGCCGGAAACAACAACCACCTCTCCACCCTTGTCAGGGCTAACTTCCCCCCTTACGGCAGAGACTTCGCGCAACACTCGCCAACCGGAAGGTTCTGCAATGGCAAGCTGGCCACTGACTTCACCG TGGAGAACCTTGGATTTACCTCATACCCACCAGCCTACCTCAGCCAGGATGCCACAGGGAACAATCTCTTGCACGGTGCCAACTTCGCCTCTGCTGCCTCTGGTTACCTCGACAGCACTGCAAACCTATAT CAAGCGATCTCTCTGACGCAGCAGCTGCAGTACTATAAGGAGTACCAGTCGAAGGTGGAGCGCGTGGCCGGGAAGCCCAAGGCGGCGGCCTTGTTCGCCGGTGCCATCTACTTGCTGAGCGCCGGAAGCAGCGACTACGTGCAGAACTACTACATCAATCCCCTGCTCAGCGGGAGCTACACACCCGATCAGTTCTCCGACCTGCTGCTGCAATCATTCACCACTTTTGTTCag AATCTGTACAACATGGGAGGAAGGCGTGTTGGCGTCACGTCGCTGCCACCGATGGGCTGTCTTCCTGCAGCCGTCACCTTGTTCGGCGGCGGAAGAAACGGCTGCGTCGCACGGCTCAACAAGGACGCGGTCACCTTCAACAAGAAGATGAATGCCGCAGCTCAAGCCCTCAAGAAGAGCCACCCCGAACTCAAGCTCGTCGTCTTCGACATCTACAACCCTCTCCTGGACCTGATCGACCACCCGGGAAAGAGTG GGTTCTTCGAGGCTAGGAAGGCGTGCTGCGGGACGGGGACGATCGAGACATCGCTTCTCTGCAACGCGGGGTCCCCGGGGACGTGCAGCAACGCCACCGGTTACGTGTTCTGGGACAGCTTCCACCCCTCGGAGGCTGCGAACAAGGTCTTGGCGGATGCTCTCCTGCTCCAAGGCATCGATCTCATCTCCTAA